In a genomic window of Helianthus annuus cultivar XRQ/B chromosome 10, HanXRQr2.0-SUNRISE, whole genome shotgun sequence:
- the LOC110883158 gene encoding glutathione S-transferase T3-like, with amino-acid sequence MLLKMFPRPNRKQTNKRKKGKQVAGEQSQPSKPKPKQWTQLEEEALAKAYIGSSTHPIKGHNQTGGGFWKSVLAMFLELMEQGPYRDVDSVSSKWRKMSGFVNKFSEEYNKIYSSGRRSGMSDEDVFIKALKNYKSNHNTTFAHVRAWEVMRTAPKWVPVPNEVEMAKRQRTSETGSYSAGGSDGRCHINLNDDA; translated from the exons ATGTTGTTGAAGATGTTCCCGAGACCCAACCGcaagcaaacaaacaaacgaaAAAAAGGCAAGCAAGTTGCGGGTGAGCAAAGCCAACCGTCCAAACCGAAGCCGAAACAATGGACGCAACTCGAGGAAGAAGCCCTAGCGAAGGCTTATATAGGCTCGTCCACACACCCCATTAAAG GTCACAATCAAACGGGTGGGGGGTTTTGGAAATCGGTTTTGGCGATGTTTCTTGAGCTAATGGAACAAGGACCGTATCGAGATGTCGACTCGGTATCTTCTAAGTGGCGAAAGATGAGCGGGTTCGTCAACAAGTTTTCGGaagaatataataaaatatattcaaGTGGGCGTCGTAGTGGGATGAGCGACGAGGATGTCTTCATAAAGGCATTGAAAAATTACAAGTCGAACCATAATACCACGTTCGCACACGTTCGGGCATGGGAAGTTATGCGAACCGCCCCAAAGTGGGTGCCGGTTCCGAACGAGGTGGAGATGGCAAAACGTCAAAGAACCTCAGAGACCGGTAGTTATAGCGCCGGCGGCTCGGACGGGAGATGTCACATAAATTTAAACGACGACGCCTAG